A region from the Thauera humireducens genome encodes:
- the flhA gene encoding flagellar biosynthesis protein FlhA, whose translation MALNDTLNLRQLLTPANLRQLAAPILIIMILAMMVLPLPVFLLDVFFTFNIAVSVMVMLVAMYSKKPLDFSVFPTVLLMTTLLRLSLNVASTRIVLLEGHGGPDAAGKVIEAFGNFLVGGNTAVGIVVFVILTVINFVVITKGAGRIAEVSARFTLDAMPGKQMAIDADLNAGLIDENEAKRRRKEIAQEADFYGAMDGASKFVRGDAVAGIIILVINIIGGLFVGVMQHDMAVGDAAHTYTLLTIGDGLVAQIPALIISVAAGLVVSRVGDDGDIGGLVIGQLFANPAVMSLTAVIIGVLGLIPGMPNLVFLLLAAVLGSLAWIRHKQMQEAQAEAVAPAAAKQAAAPPAEAQEASWNDVSQVDVLGLEVGYRLIPMVDKGQDGELLKRIRGLRKKFAQEVGFLSSPVHIRDNLELKPNTYRIALKGVEVGSGEAYPGQLMAINPGHVSGPLQGRETTDPAFGLPAFWIDTGMREQAHALGYTVVDASTVVATHLNHVILNHAAELLGRQETQALLDHVGKDSPKLIEDLVPKLLPIGTVQRVLQNLLEEGVNIRDMRSIIEVLAEHAPRTQDPMQLTVKVREALGRAIIQGLFPGNVDVNVMALEPGLERILMQAMSAGGEGGAIEPGLADTLLRQTAQIAQRQEDIGLPPVLLVPSQLRMLLSRFLRRAVPSLKVISNSEVPESRTIRVTAMIGAQQG comes from the coding sequence ATGGCCCTGAACGACACCCTGAACCTGCGTCAGCTGCTGACCCCGGCCAACCTGCGCCAGCTTGCCGCGCCGATCCTCATCATCATGATTCTCGCCATGATGGTGCTGCCGCTGCCGGTGTTCCTGCTCGACGTGTTCTTCACCTTCAACATCGCGGTGTCGGTGATGGTGATGCTGGTGGCGATGTACTCGAAGAAGCCGCTGGACTTCTCGGTGTTCCCCACCGTGCTGCTGATGACGACCCTGCTGCGCCTGTCGCTCAACGTCGCCTCGACCCGGATCGTGCTGCTGGAGGGCCATGGCGGTCCGGATGCCGCGGGCAAGGTGATCGAGGCCTTCGGCAACTTCCTGGTCGGCGGCAACACCGCAGTGGGCATCGTGGTGTTCGTGATCCTCACCGTGATCAACTTCGTCGTCATCACCAAGGGTGCGGGCCGTATCGCCGAAGTGTCGGCGCGCTTCACCCTGGATGCGATGCCCGGCAAGCAGATGGCCATCGACGCCGACCTCAATGCCGGCCTCATCGACGAGAACGAGGCCAAGCGCCGGCGCAAGGAGATCGCGCAGGAAGCCGACTTCTACGGCGCAATGGATGGTGCGTCCAAGTTCGTGCGCGGCGATGCGGTGGCGGGCATCATCATCCTCGTCATCAACATCATCGGCGGGCTGTTCGTCGGCGTCATGCAGCACGACATGGCGGTGGGCGACGCGGCCCACACCTACACGCTGCTGACCATCGGTGACGGCCTGGTGGCGCAGATCCCGGCGCTGATCATCTCGGTGGCGGCCGGCCTCGTCGTGTCGCGCGTCGGCGATGACGGCGACATCGGCGGTCTGGTCATCGGCCAGCTCTTCGCCAATCCGGCGGTGATGAGCCTGACCGCGGTCATCATCGGGGTGCTGGGCCTGATCCCCGGCATGCCCAACCTCGTCTTCCTGCTGCTCGCCGCCGTGCTCGGCAGCCTGGCGTGGATACGACACAAGCAGATGCAGGAGGCGCAGGCCGAGGCCGTCGCGCCCGCCGCGGCGAAGCAGGCGGCGGCCCCGCCGGCCGAAGCGCAGGAGGCGAGCTGGAACGACGTCTCGCAGGTCGACGTGCTCGGCCTGGAAGTGGGCTACCGCCTGATCCCGATGGTCGACAAGGGCCAGGATGGCGAGCTGCTCAAGCGCATCCGCGGATTGCGCAAGAAGTTCGCGCAGGAAGTCGGCTTCCTGTCCTCGCCGGTGCACATCCGCGACAACCTGGAGCTCAAGCCCAACACCTACCGCATCGCGCTCAAGGGCGTCGAGGTCGGCTCGGGCGAGGCCTATCCGGGCCAGCTGATGGCGATCAACCCGGGCCACGTGTCCGGGCCGCTGCAGGGGCGCGAGACGACCGACCCCGCATTCGGCCTGCCGGCCTTCTGGATCGACACCGGCATGCGCGAGCAGGCGCATGCGCTGGGCTACACGGTGGTCGATGCCAGCACCGTGGTCGCGACCCATCTGAACCATGTCATCCTCAACCATGCCGCCGAACTGCTCGGCCGCCAGGAGACGCAGGCGCTGCTCGACCACGTCGGCAAGGATTCGCCCAAGCTCATCGAGGATCTCGTGCCCAAGCTGCTGCCGATCGGTACCGTGCAGCGCGTGCTGCAGAACCTGCTGGAAGAAGGCGTCAACATCCGCGACATGCGCAGCATCATCGAGGTGCTGGCCGAGCACGCACCACGCACCCAGGACCCGATGCAACTCACCGTCAAGGTGCGCGAGGCACTGGGGCGCGCGATCATCCAGGGCCTGTTCCCGGGCAATGTGGATGTCAATGTCATGGCACTCGAGCCCGGCCTGGAACGCATTCTGATGCAGGCGATGAGTGCGGGCGGCGAGGGCGGCGCGATCGAGCCGGGGCTGGCCGATACGCTGCTGCGCCAGACGGCGCAGATCGCCCAGCGCCAGGAAGACATCGGCCTGCCGCCGGTGCTGCTGGTGCCTTCGCAGTTGCGCATGCTGCTGTCGCGCTTCCTGCGTCGCGCCGTGCCCTCGCTCAAGGTCATCTCCAACAGCGAAGTGCCCGAGTCCCGCACCATCCGCGTTACCGCCATGATTGGCGCGCAGCAGGGCTGA
- the flhF gene encoding flagellar biosynthesis protein FlhF yields the protein MNVKRYFAPTAREALRALKEALGPDAIVLSNRAVDGGVEILALPGEAVSALQAANRAAVAAKSRAPAAEPAAASIPKPAAAIEREPLDGDFRVSLSALAASAARNAARPAPAAPARPAVVRPFSPPRIETADFALRSRPAAAPAAAADDFGSARMRELQETNARLMDELSGIRGMIERQLAGFAWGETRRQAPARAALMGELLEAGFSTATARKLAEVVPEDASRIEAREAAGAALDRMMRAHASDDDVIDRGGVYALVGPTGVGKTTTTAKLAARCVVRHGASRLALITTDGYRIGAQEQLRIYGRILGVPVFSVRDAADLRQTLAGLRNKHMVLIDTMGMSQRDRMVAEQASMLSGAGEVRRLLLLNATARGDTLDDVVRAYAGQDLAGCIFTKVDEAASLAPALDVAVRHGLEIRYLTNGQRVPEDLHLPNRAYLLHRALREQGAESPWHLNDDEAGMMLAAASGGA from the coding sequence ATGAACGTCAAACGCTACTTTGCCCCCACTGCCCGCGAGGCGCTCCGTGCGCTGAAGGAGGCGCTCGGTCCCGATGCGATCGTGCTGTCCAATCGCGCCGTCGATGGCGGGGTGGAGATCCTGGCCCTGCCGGGCGAAGCGGTGAGCGCGCTGCAGGCGGCCAATCGCGCCGCCGTCGCGGCAAAGTCCAGGGCACCGGCCGCCGAGCCAGCCGCAGCATCGATTCCGAAGCCGGCCGCGGCGATCGAGCGTGAGCCGCTTGACGGTGACTTCCGCGTCAGCCTTTCGGCGCTGGCGGCGAGTGCCGCGCGCAACGCGGCACGTCCGGCACCGGCTGCGCCTGCACGACCGGCCGTGGTGCGGCCGTTCTCGCCGCCGCGCATCGAGACCGCCGACTTCGCGTTGCGCAGCCGTCCTGCCGCTGCGCCGGCGGCGGCCGCGGACGATTTCGGCAGCGCCCGCATGCGCGAACTGCAGGAAACCAACGCGCGTCTGATGGACGAGCTGTCGGGCATTCGCGGCATGATCGAGCGCCAGCTCGCGGGTTTTGCCTGGGGTGAGACCCGTCGCCAGGCGCCGGCACGTGCCGCGCTGATGGGTGAACTGCTCGAGGCGGGCTTCTCGACTGCCACCGCGCGCAAGCTGGCGGAGGTGGTGCCGGAAGACGCGAGCCGGATCGAGGCGCGCGAGGCCGCGGGTGCCGCGCTCGACCGCATGATGCGGGCCCATGCTTCGGACGACGACGTGATCGACCGCGGTGGGGTCTATGCGCTGGTCGGCCCTACCGGCGTGGGCAAGACCACCACCACCGCCAAGCTCGCCGCGCGCTGCGTCGTGCGCCACGGGGCCAGCCGGCTCGCACTGATCACGACCGACGGCTACCGCATCGGCGCGCAGGAACAGTTGCGCATCTACGGCCGAATCCTGGGCGTACCGGTGTTCTCCGTGCGAGACGCAGCAGACCTGCGCCAGACGCTCGCCGGCCTGCGCAACAAGCACATGGTGCTGATCGACACGATGGGCATGAGCCAGCGCGACCGCATGGTGGCCGAGCAGGCGTCCATGCTGAGCGGTGCGGGCGAGGTTCGCCGCCTGCTACTGCTCAACGCCACCGCCCGCGGCGATACGCTGGACGACGTCGTGCGCGCCTACGCCGGGCAGGATCTTGCCGGCTGCATCTTCACCAAGGTGGATGAAGCGGCTTCGCTGGCGCCGGCGCTCGACGTCGCGGTGCGCCACGGACTGGAAATCCGCTACCTGACCAACGGCCAGCGCGTGCCCGAGGACCTGCACCTGCCCAACCGGGCTTACCTGCTGCACCGTGCCTTGCGCGAGCAGGGCGCCGAGTCGCCCTGGCACCTGAACGACGACGAGGCTGGCATGATGCTGGCCGCAGCCAGCGGAGGAGCCTGA
- a CDS encoding MinD/ParA family ATP-binding protein, translating to MLERREDQAAGLRRLFRRAPPQVVALYACGRHRSHNAVLVAHRIAGHAERVLILDEAEGEAGLATALQQAPGPDLLQLLDGRTTLADVLQPAPGLMGRVSAVAAALTLPLLDDARRACLVEALRILHRHASFVLVHADSETAAEPSPFVGAAPCRLLVAEASASGATEAYRTIKALAAAGAGSVHVAVCRARSRDDAARFFSSLDALVRRHVGLPLVWVGEAERDDLVAALARPDTAASTHAAGVAFMRRIEAMSRINRPLSA from the coding sequence ATGCTGGAAAGACGCGAAGACCAGGCCGCCGGGCTGAGACGCCTGTTCCGCCGCGCGCCGCCTCAAGTCGTGGCGCTGTACGCCTGTGGCCGCCACCGTTCGCACAACGCCGTGCTGGTTGCGCATCGCATCGCCGGCCACGCCGAACGGGTGCTGATCCTGGACGAGGCCGAAGGCGAGGCCGGGCTGGCGACGGCCCTGCAGCAAGCGCCCGGTCCCGACCTGCTGCAATTGCTCGATGGCCGCACCACGCTGGCTGATGTGCTGCAACCTGCGCCGGGCCTGATGGGCCGGGTGTCCGCGGTCGCCGCTGCGCTGACGCTGCCTCTGCTGGACGACGCCCGTCGCGCCTGCCTGGTCGAGGCCTTGCGCATCCTGCATCGCCATGCCAGCTTCGTGCTGGTCCATGCCGATAGCGAGACGGCCGCCGAGCCGTCGCCCTTCGTCGGCGCTGCCCCCTGCCGCCTGCTCGTTGCCGAAGCCAGCGCCAGCGGTGCCACCGAGGCCTATCGTACGATCAAGGCGCTGGCTGCCGCCGGTGCGGGTTCGGTGCATGTCGCCGTGTGCCGCGCTCGCAGCCGCGACGACGCGGCGCGCTTCTTCTCGAGCCTGGATGCGCTCGTGCGGCGCCATGTCGGCCTGCCGCTGGTGTGGGTCGGCGAGGCGGAGCGCGACGACCTTGTTGCGGCCCTGGCGCGCCCGGACACCGCCGCCTCGACGCACGCGGCCGGTGTGGCCTTCATGCGCCGGATCGAGGCGATGAGCCGGATCAATCGTCCTCTGAGTGCCTGA
- a CDS encoding RNA polymerase sigma factor FliA: protein MYDAKGNLDKAHLVEAYAPLVKRIAYQLMSRLPASVEVDDLIQNGMMGLLDAIGRYEDGLGAQFETYAVQRIRGAMLDGLRDNDWLPRSLRRDMRRIESAIHMLEQEYGRPPSEGELADSLGVSLAEYQHMLQEARGHQLVYIEDFSHDQDDNFLERHLVQQDSNPLDLLADADMRRRLVSAIGVLPEREQMVMALYYDEELNLREIGAVLGVTESRVCQLHSQAVARLRSSVFAGEGAARPPARRGRPPKKPAQD from the coding sequence ATGTACGACGCCAAAGGTAATCTCGACAAGGCCCACTTGGTCGAAGCCTATGCGCCGCTGGTCAAGCGGATCGCCTACCAGCTCATGTCCAGATTGCCGGCCAGTGTCGAGGTCGACGACCTCATCCAGAACGGCATGATGGGGTTGCTCGATGCCATCGGCCGCTACGAGGACGGACTGGGCGCGCAATTCGAAACCTATGCCGTGCAACGGATCCGCGGTGCCATGCTCGATGGCCTGCGCGACAACGACTGGCTGCCGCGCAGCTTGCGCCGCGACATGCGCCGCATCGAGTCGGCCATCCACATGCTGGAGCAGGAATACGGTCGCCCCCCGTCCGAGGGCGAACTGGCCGATTCGCTCGGCGTGTCGCTGGCCGAATACCAGCACATGCTGCAGGAGGCGCGCGGCCATCAGCTCGTCTACATCGAGGACTTCAGCCACGATCAGGACGACAACTTCCTCGAGCGCCACCTGGTGCAGCAGGATTCCAACCCGCTGGACCTGCTGGCCGACGCGGACATGCGGCGGCGCCTGGTGTCGGCCATCGGGGTCCTGCCCGAGCGCGAGCAGATGGTCATGGCGCTCTACTACGACGAGGAGCTGAACCTGCGCGAGATCGGCGCCGTGCTTGGCGTCACCGAGTCGCGCGTGTGCCAGCTTCACAGCCAGGCGGTGGCGCGGCTGCGTTCCTCGGTGTTCGCGGGCGAGGGGGCGGCAAGGCCCCCCGCACGACGCGGCAGACCCCCCAAGAAGCCGGCGCAGGACTGA
- a CDS encoding flagellar motor protein, translating into MDRISVFGLALGLAAILGGQVLEGGHVSSLVQPTAFLIVIGGTLGAVMLQSPLRTFVDGMRMVRWVFVPPVTNPERMIEQAANWSQIARKEGLLVLENQIDGLPDPFMRKGLQLLVDGVDPTRLRDVLEVEIGAWEAQMRQSAKIWEAAGGYAPTIGILGAVMGLIHVMENLSDPSKLGAGIAVAFVATIYGVGFANLVFLPIAKKLGAQIAALTMQREMFVDGLVGIANGDNPRIIASRMQGYVV; encoded by the coding sequence ATGGATAGGATCAGCGTCTTCGGTCTCGCGCTCGGCCTGGCTGCGATCCTGGGCGGTCAGGTGCTCGAAGGCGGGCACGTGTCCTCGCTGGTACAGCCGACCGCCTTCCTGATCGTCATCGGTGGCACCCTCGGCGCGGTGATGCTGCAAAGCCCGCTGCGGACCTTCGTCGATGGCATGCGCATGGTGCGCTGGGTGTTCGTGCCGCCGGTGACCAATCCCGAGCGCATGATCGAGCAGGCAGCCAACTGGAGCCAGATCGCGCGCAAGGAAGGCTTGCTGGTGCTGGAGAACCAGATCGACGGCCTGCCCGATCCCTTCATGCGCAAGGGACTGCAGCTGCTGGTCGACGGCGTCGACCCGACGCGCCTGCGTGACGTGCTCGAGGTCGAGATCGGAGCGTGGGAGGCGCAGATGCGGCAGTCCGCCAAGATCTGGGAAGCGGCGGGGGGCTATGCGCCGACGATCGGTATCCTGGGGGCGGTGATGGGCCTGATCCATGTCATGGAGAACCTGTCCGATCCGTCCAAGCTGGGCGCGGGCATCGCCGTGGCCTTCGTCGCCACCATCTACGGTGTCGGTTTCGCCAACCTCGTCTTCCTGCCGATCGCCAAGAAGCTGGGTGCGCAGATCGCCGCGCTGACGATGCAGCGCGAGATGTTCGTCGACGGTCTGGTGGGCATCGCCAACGGCGACAACCCGCGCATCATCGCCAGCCGCATGCAGGGCTACGTGGTGTGA